Proteins from one Cryptomeria japonica chromosome 4, Sugi_1.0, whole genome shotgun sequence genomic window:
- the LOC131875412 gene encoding dirigent protein-like translates to MAMKAGRVLNLCLVWLLMSATLQKSADCQGWKKMLPQPCRNLVLYFHDIIYNGKNAENATSALIAAPQGANLTILTDHNHFGDLAVFDDPITLDNNLHSPPVGRAQGLYLYDMKNFFSAWLGFTFVLNSTDYKGTITFAGADPALKQRDISVVGGTGDFLMARGIATLSTDSVEGDVYFRLRVNITLYECY, encoded by the coding sequence ATGGCGATGAAGGCTGGTAGAGTTCTGAATTTGTGTTTAGTGTGGCTTCTAATGTCTGCCACTCTGCAGAAAAGTGCAGATTGCCAGGGCTGGAAGAAAATGCTTCCACAGCCCTGTCGGAATTTGGTGTTGTATTTTCATGATATAATCTACAATGGTAAAAATGCTGAGAATGCGACGTCTGCACTGATAGCAGCGCCTCAAGGTGCTAACCTCACAATTTTGACTGATCATAATCATTTTGGAGATTTGGCTGTGTTTGACGACCCAATTACGCTGGACAATAATCTTCACTCTCCACCCGTTGGAAGAGCGCAGGGACTTTATCTGTATGACATGAAGAATTTCTTCAGCGCGTGGCTTGGTTTCACGTTTGTGTTGAATAGCACAGATTATAAAGGTACGATCACATTCGCCGGAGCCGATCCAGCTCTTAAACAGAGAGATATATCTGTTGTTGGAGGGACAGGTGATTTCTTAATGGCGAGGGGAATTGCAACCCTTTCAACTGATTCCGTTGAGGGAGACGTCTATTTCCGCCTGCGAGTGAATATCACCCTCTACGAATGTTACTGA